Part of the Mauremys mutica isolate MM-2020 ecotype Southern chromosome 1, ASM2049712v1, whole genome shotgun sequence genome is shown below.
AGGCAGCAGCAGTTAGCTGCTTCTTTACAGAATGTTCTGTTATTAGGTCAAATCTAGATCCTAAAGGATCCCGCATAATCATCAAATTATGGTTGATACCTGTTCAATCTTAATTCTTATGTTTGCATCCAGGATGCACAGAAAATCAAATTTAATTCAGCAGGTACTACCCAATCTTTATTCACTATTGTACGACTGCTTGTACACATTAAATTATTCTCTATTTCAAATGGTGGCACAATAAGAGCGGACTTACAAGAGGACATGATCTTGAATAAAGATCATTGACACAGAAAACCAACAGAGGTTATGCAACTACATGTTACGCAGTTAAGGCAAATGATAGGTAACCACATGGCAAGAATATTTTCTTGTGCTTAGATACAATAGCCCGTACCTTAGAGGAGTGCCTGGTAGGAAGTGGGGGTAGTGGCTTTTTCCCCGTTTTGGAGGATTTTGTTGACACCGGAGAAATTTCTGATGTCGTGTTCACGGATTTTAAGTCATTGATGCTGTCAAGGTATTTTTTTCTCAAAGCTAATAGATCCTGTAAGTACTGCAAGCAATGTTGAGTCTTGGAGTACATCCAGGCCTTGTCTTCTTCTTTCTGCTGGAAGTATGCACATGATTCTATACTGGTGGTACTTTTGCATTTTTTCAAGGATTCATTGAGTCTCTGCTGCTCACCTCCAAGAGTGTACATAGAGGTGCTGCGGATCAGCCTTACAGCAGAGCCTGTGCCATCATAGCAAGGGATATCATCAGCCATACTCCTCCTATGGGAGTTGGGGTGAAAGATTGAATGGATCTTTCTGAACATAATGTGCCACTTTCTTCACCCTGTACCTTGTCTCCTTCAGCCTCTTGATTTTAAGGCAAAATTAGCTAGTCAGTACCCAAGTCTCTTGTTAGCTGACAGGCAGATTTGCCAGATGCTCACTGGAACCAGGCTAAAAGTTTATTGCTGCTTCAGCTGCTTGCAATATAATTTTTTGTTAAAGATCACAGCAAAATGTTTTCAGTTACATCTGCATCACTTAAACAGCTTTGCTTTTCTCTCTGAGTAGGTCAAATGCCTTCCTCTGATCTTTCCTCTAGAGTCTCCCCATACAAATCATCAGTGTCAGACAAGACATTTTCTTCTCCATTGTTTCTTTCTTTCGTTTCCATCAGTGTCACATCCTTGATCCATTAGCTGTCTACTTCACCGGATAGTTGCATAGATTTGAGATGTCTTTGTGCTGACCATGGTACTGAACTACTT
Proteins encoded:
- the C1H13orf42 gene encoding uncharacterized protein C13orf42 homolog — protein: MFRKIHSIFHPNSHRRSMADDIPCYDGTGSAVRLIRSTSMYTLGGEQQRLNESLKKCKSTTSIESCAYFQQKEEDKAWMYSKTQHCLQYLQDLLALRKKYLDSINDLKSVNTTSEISPVSTKSSKTGKKPLPPLPTRHSSKISMEKRVPQSNSDVREAIAFLDSVIADLDAERWRKVPVTDLPNMDVDFDVATSTREHSLHSNWILRAPQRHSQDALQIAEAASQSKRNSQRRTTGSRKRLERYPIYLPKAVEGAFSTLKFKPKSCKKD